The following proteins are encoded in a genomic region of Nocardioides renjunii:
- a CDS encoding transcriptional regulator, with amino-acid sequence MRDADNAELHGVAVKTIRRWRRLYQRRGASRGQTHLAPPCPRCDEGPLDGPAYAELLGWYLGDGYISLGRRSVFNLHIYNDVRYTDLNARLLVLMRTVKPSSRPHTRRVPGAIVTTVSWKHWPCLFPQHGPGRKHEREIVLDEWQRALVTAFPADFLRGLFHSDGARVKNWATRVVRGEKRRYEYPRWQFTNRSEDIRRLCGWALDLVEVAWRQSGPWTLSVSRREAVLRLDGLIGPKS; translated from the coding sequence ATGCGCGACGCCGACAACGCAGAGCTGCACGGCGTGGCAGTGAAGACGATTCGACGGTGGCGCAGGCTCTACCAGCGTCGAGGAGCTTCGCGCGGCCAGACCCACCTGGCTCCACCGTGTCCGCGGTGCGACGAGGGGCCGTTGGACGGACCGGCCTATGCCGAGCTGCTCGGGTGGTACCTCGGTGACGGCTACATCTCGCTCGGGCGGCGCTCGGTGTTCAACCTCCACATCTACAACGACGTCCGGTACACCGACCTGAACGCTCGTCTGCTCGTCCTGATGCGCACCGTCAAGCCGTCGAGCAGACCACACACTCGTCGTGTCCCTGGTGCGATCGTCACCACCGTTTCCTGGAAGCACTGGCCCTGCCTCTTCCCGCAGCATGGGCCCGGCCGCAAGCACGAACGCGAGATCGTCCTCGATGAGTGGCAGCGCGCGCTCGTGACGGCCTTCCCGGCGGACTTCCTTCGCGGCCTCTTCCACTCGGACGGCGCGCGGGTGAAGAACTGGGCGACCCGTGTCGTACGAGGCGAAAAACGGCGCTACGAGTACCCGAGGTGGCAGTTCACCAACCGGTCCGAGGACATCCGCCGGCTCTGCGGCTGGGCACTCGACCTGGTCGAGGTGGCGTGGCGACAGTCAGGCCCATGGACACTTTCGGTCTCGAGGCGCGAGGCAGTGCTCCGCCTCGACGGCCTGATCGGCCCGAAGTCCTGA
- the pyk gene encoding pyruvate kinase — protein sequence MRRAKIVCTLGPAVNTPEGIRALVEAGMDVARLNMSHGAYADHEAVYRLVRKASDDTGHAIGIFADLQGPKIRLERFADGPVKLKKGATFTITTRDVVGDVDICGTTYKGLPGDVKPGDPLLIDDGKVRLKVVSVDGTDVVTEVVVAGKVSNNKGINLPGVAVSVPALSEKDTEDLRWALNLGVDFIALSFVRNARDAEDVRVIMREENIHVPVIAKIEKPQAIDNIDEIVDAFDGIMVARGDLGVECPLEDVPIHQKLIIDKARRNAKPVIVATQMLESMISSPAPTRAEASDVANAVLDGADAVMLSGETSVGEYPIVAVETMARIVASTEDHGLSHMAAVAWNPHTRGGIIAKAAAEVAERVGAKYVVAFTVSGDSAKRLSRYRGPIPVLAFTPEARTRSQLALTWGVETFQGAEVEHTDEMVRQVDEALLHIGRVKEGDLVVIIAGSPPGIPGSTNALRIHRMGDAINGQAPAYRRA from the coding sequence GTGCGTAGAGCCAAGATCGTCTGCACCCTCGGCCCAGCGGTGAACACCCCCGAGGGCATCCGAGCACTCGTCGAGGCGGGCATGGACGTCGCCCGGCTCAACATGAGCCACGGGGCGTACGCCGACCACGAGGCCGTCTACCGGCTGGTCCGCAAGGCCTCCGACGACACCGGTCACGCGATCGGCATCTTCGCCGACCTCCAGGGTCCGAAGATCCGCCTCGAGCGGTTCGCCGACGGCCCGGTGAAGCTCAAGAAGGGCGCCACCTTCACGATCACCACGCGCGACGTCGTCGGTGACGTCGACATCTGCGGCACGACCTACAAGGGGCTGCCCGGTGACGTGAAGCCGGGCGACCCGCTGCTCATCGACGACGGCAAGGTGCGGCTCAAGGTCGTCTCCGTCGACGGCACCGACGTGGTGACCGAGGTCGTCGTGGCGGGCAAGGTCTCCAACAACAAGGGCATCAACCTGCCCGGCGTCGCCGTGTCCGTGCCGGCGCTGTCGGAGAAGGACACCGAGGACCTGCGCTGGGCGCTCAACCTCGGCGTGGACTTCATCGCCCTCAGCTTCGTGCGCAACGCCCGCGACGCGGAGGACGTGCGCGTGATCATGCGCGAGGAGAACATCCACGTCCCCGTGATCGCCAAGATCGAGAAGCCGCAGGCGATCGACAACATCGACGAGATCGTCGACGCCTTCGACGGCATCATGGTCGCCCGCGGCGACCTCGGGGTGGAGTGCCCGCTCGAGGACGTCCCGATCCACCAGAAGCTCATCATCGACAAGGCCCGACGCAACGCCAAGCCGGTCATCGTCGCCACCCAGATGCTCGAGTCGATGATCAGCTCGCCCGCGCCGACCCGCGCCGAGGCCAGTGACGTCGCCAACGCCGTCCTCGACGGCGCCGACGCCGTGATGCTCTCGGGCGAGACCAGCGTGGGGGAGTACCCGATCGTCGCCGTCGAGACGATGGCGCGCATCGTCGCCTCCACCGAGGACCACGGCCTGAGCCACATGGCGGCCGTCGCCTGGAATCCGCACACCCGCGGCGGCATCATCGCCAAGGCCGCGGCCGAGGTGGCCGAGCGGGTGGGCGCCAAGTACGTCGTCGCGTTCACGGTGAGCGGTGACTCGGCCAAGCGGCTCTCGCGCTACCGCGGCCCGATCCCGGTCCTCGCCTTCACCCCGGAGGCGCGCACGCGCTCGCAGCTCGCGCTGACGTGGGGCGTGGAGACCTTCCAGGGCGCCGAGGTGGAGCACACCGACGAGATGGTGCGCCAGGTCGACGAGGCGCTGCTCCACATCGGCCGGGTCAAGGAGGGCGACCTCGTCGTCATCATCGCGGGCAGCCCGCCCGGCATCCCCGGCTCCACCAACGCGCTCCGGATCCACCGGATGGGCGACGCGATCAACGGCCAGGCCCCGGCCTACCGCCGGGCCTGA